The Toxotes jaculatrix isolate fToxJac2 chromosome 21, fToxJac2.pri, whole genome shotgun sequence genome includes a region encoding these proteins:
- the LOC121201177 gene encoding sphingomyelin synthase-related protein 1-like encodes MTQLSVRRWTPKHVAKWLKEEGFCDYVDLLCNKHRLDGTSLLALSEYDLRSQPLELKVLGDIKRLMVSIRKLQKQNIDVLEELGLPFDGHSPTGSGGSLDWLCNGDPGRDCDSTDTAPVGEEYHQYTNGKYKQQTRRLDPEYWKTVLSSIYVVFVFGFTSFVMVIVHERVPDMRTYPPLPDIFLDSVPRIPWAFAMAEACGVILCNIWLLVLLLHKHRSILLRRMCSLMGTVFMLRCITMFVTSLSVPGQHLQCSGKIYGDMWAKLQRAVAIWSGFGMTLTGVHTCGDYMFSGHTVVLTMLNFFVTEYTPRSWNFIHTLSWVLNLFGIFFILAAHEHYSIDVFIAFYITTRLFLYYHTLANTRAYQQSRRARIWFPMFSFFECNVNGPVPNEYCWPFSRPAVMRRMIG; translated from the exons ATGACCCAACTGAGTGTCCGACGCTGGACGCCCAAACATGTCGCCAAGTGGCTGAAGGAAGAGGGCTTCTGTGATTATGTGGACCTTTTGTGCAACAAGCACCGACTGGATGGCACCAGTCTGCTTGCTCTCAGCGAGTATGACCTCCGCTCGCAACCTCTGGAGCTCAAGGTGCTGGGGGACATCAAGCGGCTGATGGTGTCGATCCGCAAACTTCAGAAACAGAACATCGATGTGTTGGAAGAGCTGGGTCTTCCCTTTGACGGCCATTCCCCTACAGGCTCCGGAGGCAGTTTGGACTGGCTGTGTAATGGAGATCCGGGCAGAGACtgtgacagcactgacacagcacCAGTGGGAGAGGAGTATCACCAGTACACTAATGGAAAATACAAGCAGCAGACCAGGCGTCTGGATCCAGAGTACTGGAAGACAGTGCTTAGCTCCATCtatgtggtgtttgtgtttgggttcACATCCTTTGTCATGGTCATAGTGCATGAGAGGGTGCCTGACATGCGCACATACCCTCCGCTGCCAGATATTTTCCTAGACAG TGTGCCCAGAATACCATGGGCCTTTGCCATGGCAGAGGCTTGTGGAGTGATCCTCTGTAACATCTGGCtgcttgttctgctgctgcataAACACAG GTCCATCCTGTTGCGGCGTATGTGCAGCCTCATGGGTACTGTGTTCATGCTGCGCTGTATCACCATGTTTGTCACCTCCCTGTCAGTGCCAGGACAGCACCTGCAGTGCTCAGGAAAG ATCTATGGTGACATGTGGGCCAAACTGCAGCGGGCTGTGGCCATCTGGAGCGGTTTTGGGATGACCCTGACAGGAGTTCATACATGTGGTGACTACATGTTCAGTGGTCACACTGTGGTCCTCACCATGCTCAACTTTTTCGTCACAGAGT ACACTCCACGAAGCTGGAACTTCATCCACACATTGTCCTGGGTCCTCAATCTTTTCGGCATCTTTTTCATCCTGGCTGCACATGAACACTACTCCATCGACGTCTTCATAGCCTTCTACATCACTACCAGACTCTTCCTGTACTACCACACTCTAGCCAACACCCGGGCCTACCAGCAGAGTCGACGAGCTCGCATCTGGTTCCCCATGTTCTCTTTCTTCGAGTGCAATGTCAATGGGCCCGTCCCCAACGAGTACTGCTGGCCCTTCTCTAGACCCGCTGTGATGAGGAGGATGATTGGGTaa